In one Aromatoleum aromaticum EbN1 genomic region, the following are encoded:
- a CDS encoding TrkH family potassium uptake protein, whose product MRSYFPVLSALGLIVTMFGVLMGFPLAVSFFLDDGATRAFDHAVLLTCAVGVVLLALTRRVKRDLKPSDGFLLVALTWVVTPVFGAIPLFGYVPGLSVIDAYFEAVSGLTATGATILSGLDRMPISINLWRTFMHWIGGMGVIVLVVAILPLLGIGGRQLFRAEVPTPMKESSLTPRITETAKGLWTAYILLTAACGLSLWLAGLDGWEALIHAFSVTGLGGFSSKDASLGHFNSVPVEMVAITFALLAGLNYATHYLALVRRSARPYLSDPELPFYFGVLLASVAVLTAYLMSVEAHAGFLNTLRYVAFHVVSMSTSLGLTIYDYTLWPMFAQMWILFLGSFIACSGSAGGGMKMMRAIILYKQVYREIVRSLHPNAVHPVRLGSQPVSEDILHAVLGFSFMYMVSIVALTLVLTATGLDIITAFSGVVACLNNTGPGLGAIGPASNYAGLNDFQTATLAFTMILGRLEIFTLLVVLTPVFWRR is encoded by the coding sequence ATGCGCAGCTACTTCCCGGTCCTCAGCGCCCTCGGCCTGATCGTGACGATGTTCGGTGTGCTGATGGGGTTTCCGCTCGCGGTGTCGTTTTTCCTTGACGACGGCGCGACTCGCGCGTTCGATCACGCAGTGCTTCTGACCTGCGCAGTCGGGGTCGTGCTGTTGGCGCTGACGCGCCGCGTCAAGCGCGACCTGAAGCCGAGCGACGGCTTCCTGCTCGTCGCGCTGACGTGGGTCGTGACGCCGGTCTTCGGCGCGATTCCGCTGTTCGGCTATGTGCCCGGTCTGTCCGTCATCGATGCCTACTTCGAGGCGGTGTCGGGCCTGACCGCGACCGGGGCGACGATCCTCAGCGGCCTCGACCGGATGCCGATATCGATCAACCTGTGGCGCACCTTCATGCACTGGATCGGCGGCATGGGCGTCATCGTGCTGGTGGTTGCGATCCTGCCGCTGCTGGGGATCGGCGGCCGGCAGCTGTTCCGCGCCGAAGTGCCGACGCCGATGAAGGAGTCGAGCCTCACGCCGCGCATCACGGAGACGGCAAAAGGCCTGTGGACAGCCTACATCCTGCTCACTGCCGCCTGCGGGCTTAGCCTGTGGCTCGCCGGCCTCGACGGCTGGGAAGCGCTGATCCACGCGTTCTCGGTGACGGGCCTGGGGGGCTTCTCGAGCAAGGACGCCTCGCTCGGCCATTTCAACAGCGTGCCCGTCGAGATGGTCGCGATCACGTTCGCGCTGCTTGCGGGACTGAACTATGCGACGCACTACCTCGCGCTGGTGCGCCGCAGCGCGCGCCCGTACCTGTCCGATCCCGAATTGCCGTTCTATTTCGGCGTGCTGCTCGCGAGCGTCGCGGTGCTGACCGCCTATCTGATGAGCGTCGAGGCCCACGCCGGCTTCCTCAATACGCTGCGCTATGTCGCGTTTCATGTCGTGTCGATGTCCACGTCGCTCGGGCTCACGATCTACGACTACACGCTGTGGCCGATGTTCGCGCAGATGTGGATCCTGTTCCTCGGCAGCTTCATCGCCTGTTCCGGTTCCGCTGGCGGTGGCATGAAGATGATGCGGGCGATCATCCTGTACAAGCAGGTGTACCGCGAGATCGTCCGCTCGCTGCACCCGAATGCAGTGCATCCGGTGCGCCTGGGGAGCCAGCCGGTGTCGGAGGACATCCTGCACGCAGTGCTGGGTTTCAGCTTCATGTACATGGTGAGCATCGTCGCGTTGACGCTGGTGCTCACGGCCACCGGCCTCGACATCATCACCGCTTTTTCCGGGGTCGTCGCATGCCTCAACAACACCGGCCCCGGACTCGGTGCGATCGGCCCGGCGTCCAATTACGCCGGCCTCAACGATTTCCAGACCGCGACACTGGCGTTCACGATGATTCTCGGACGACTCGAAATCTTCACGCTGCTCGTCGTGCTGACGCCCGTGTTCTGGCGGCGCTGA
- the hemE gene encoding uroporphyrinogen decarboxylase, with protein sequence MSRLQNDTFLRALLRQPTDYTPLWMMRQAGRYLPEYCETRRRAGSFLDLCKSPALACEVTLQPLARYDLDAAILFSDILTVPDAMGLGLYFAEGEGPRFERPLRDEWEIRNLVAPDPHAELQYVMDAVAEIRRALGGSVPLIGFSGSPWTLACYMVEGGSSDDYRRIKTMAYTRPDLLHHVLRVTADSVVAYLNAQIESGAQAVMVFDSWGGVLSEAAYREFSLPYLERVVAGLIRERDGERIPSIVFTKGGGLWLESIAAIGCDAVGLDWTMDIGRARALVGDKVALQGNLDPAILFAPPETIATEAKRVLDAFGPHPGHVFNLGHGISQFTPPEAVSVLVDTVHQHSRKLRGGR encoded by the coding sequence GTGAGCCGTCTCCAGAACGATACTTTCCTGCGCGCGCTGCTGCGCCAGCCCACCGACTACACGCCGCTCTGGATGATGCGCCAGGCCGGGCGTTACCTGCCCGAATACTGCGAGACGCGGCGCCGCGCCGGCAGCTTCCTGGACCTGTGCAAGAGTCCGGCGCTCGCGTGCGAAGTCACGCTGCAGCCGCTGGCACGCTACGACCTCGACGCGGCGATCCTGTTCTCGGACATCCTCACGGTGCCGGATGCGATGGGACTGGGGCTGTACTTCGCCGAAGGCGAAGGCCCGCGCTTCGAGCGCCCGCTGCGCGACGAATGGGAAATCCGCAACCTGGTCGCGCCCGATCCGCACGCCGAACTGCAATACGTCATGGATGCGGTCGCCGAGATCCGCCGCGCGCTCGGTGGCAGCGTGCCGCTGATCGGTTTCTCGGGCAGCCCCTGGACGCTCGCCTGCTACATGGTCGAAGGCGGCTCGTCCGACGACTATCGCCGCATCAAGACCATGGCCTATACCCGGCCCGACCTGCTGCATCACGTGCTGCGCGTCACTGCCGACTCGGTCGTCGCCTACCTCAACGCGCAGATCGAATCGGGGGCACAGGCGGTGATGGTGTTCGATTCCTGGGGCGGCGTGCTGTCGGAAGCGGCTTATCGCGAGTTCTCGCTGCCCTACCTCGAGCGCGTCGTCGCCGGCCTGATCCGCGAGCGCGACGGCGAGCGTATACCGAGCATCGTGTTCACCAAAGGCGGCGGCCTGTGGCTCGAGAGCATCGCCGCGATCGGCTGCGATGCGGTCGGACTCGACTGGACAATGGATATCGGCCGTGCCCGCGCGCTCGTCGGGGACAAGGTTGCGCTGCAGGGAAATCTCGATCCGGCGATCCTGTTTGCACCGCCCGAAACGATTGCGACCGAGGCGAAGCGAGTGCTCGACGCGTTCGGCCCGCACCCCGGGCACGTGTTCAACCTCGGCCACGGCATCTCGCAGTTCACCCCCCCTGAGGCGGTATCGGTGCTCGTCGACACCGTGCATCAGCACAGCCGCAAATTGCGCGGCGGACGCTGA
- a CDS encoding sigma-54-dependent transcriptional regulator yields MANILIVDDEVGIRELLFEILSDEGHDIVLAENAAAARTARNAARPDLVLLDIWMPDTDGITLLKEWSANGQLTMPVVMMSGHGTIDTAVEATRIGAIDYLEKPIGLQKLLAAVKRGLQRPAAPGAPSPLTLAAFTRSVPLRELQRLIQQVAVTSRVLLLRIGAGSLAELAGRSFQAKGAPWLDLSTVSPPLDVNQLQACQGGVLFVPELSRLARTQQKNLAFALERLERYDLRLVVATDHTLEALVREGWEESLVARLFEVSLAPPSIADVRDDLPELAAQLLLHLVEAGEVPRRQFSTGALNTLRAQPWSGGYNELRAAVKSLALGTLDEEIGIADVRRLLIPSTEGHVGVSLDQPLREAREAFERLYFEHHLRLEGSNMTRLAEKSGLERTHLYRKLKQLGLQAGRRSEEN; encoded by the coding sequence ATGGCGAACATACTCATAGTTGACGACGAAGTCGGCATCCGCGAGCTGCTCTTCGAAATACTCAGCGACGAAGGGCACGACATCGTGCTCGCGGAGAACGCTGCCGCGGCTCGCACCGCGCGCAACGCCGCGCGCCCGGACCTGGTGCTGCTCGACATCTGGATGCCCGACACCGACGGCATCACGCTGCTGAAGGAGTGGTCCGCCAACGGGCAGCTGACGATGCCGGTGGTGATGATGTCCGGCCACGGCACGATCGACACCGCGGTCGAGGCGACGCGCATCGGGGCGATCGACTACCTGGAAAAGCCGATCGGCCTGCAAAAACTGCTCGCCGCGGTGAAGCGCGGGCTGCAGCGCCCGGCCGCACCGGGTGCGCCGTCGCCGCTGACGCTCGCCGCCTTTACCCGTTCGGTGCCGCTGCGCGAGCTGCAGCGGCTGATCCAGCAGGTCGCGGTGACTTCCCGCGTGCTGCTGTTGCGCATCGGCGCCGGCAGCCTCGCGGAGCTCGCGGGGCGCAGTTTCCAGGCAAAAGGGGCGCCTTGGCTGGATCTGTCCACGGTGTCGCCGCCGCTCGACGTCAACCAGCTGCAGGCCTGCCAGGGGGGCGTCCTGTTCGTGCCCGAACTGTCGCGGCTGGCGCGCACCCAGCAGAAGAACCTGGCGTTCGCGCTCGAGCGCCTCGAGCGCTACGACCTGCGCCTTGTCGTCGCGACCGACCACACGCTTGAGGCGCTGGTCCGCGAGGGGTGGGAGGAGTCGCTCGTCGCGCGGCTGTTCGAAGTCAGCCTCGCGCCGCCGTCGATCGCCGACGTGCGCGACGACCTGCCCGAACTCGCGGCACAGCTGCTGCTGCATCTGGTCGAGGCGGGCGAAGTGCCGCGGCGGCAGTTTTCGACCGGCGCGCTAAATACGTTGCGCGCACAGCCGTGGAGCGGTGGATACAACGAACTGCGCGCCGCGGTGAAGTCGCTCGCGCTCGGCACGCTCGACGAGGAGATCGGCATCGCCGACGTTCGGCGGCTGCTGATCCCCTCCACCGAAGGTCACGTCGGCGTGTCCCTGGACCAGCCTCTGCGCGAGGCGCGCGAGGCGTTCGAACGACTGTACTTCGAGCATCATCTGCGCCTCGAAGGCAGCAACATGACTCGGCTGGCCGAGAAAAGCGGGCTCGAACGCACCCATCTGTACCGCAAGCTCAAACAGCTCGGCCTGCAGGCCGGACGCCGGAGCGAGGAAAATTGA
- the trkA gene encoding Trk system potassium transporter TrkA yields the protein MKIIILGAGQVGASVAENLVSEANDITLVDTNPEHLEILRDRLELRTVLGNGASPQVLRDAGADDADLLIAVTQSDQTNLCACRVAKTVFNLPTRIARLRSTDFVEHPELLNSDNFAVDFSICPEQIVTDYIKRLIAFPEALQVLEFADGVLSLICVTAFEGGPLVGHPLKALRYHMPNIEVRIAAIYRHGEPLIPEGDTTILPGDEVFCLAATVHIRQVMREMRRSDRVTRRVMIAGGGNIGLRLARSIEGDYNVKVLEVDKHRAEAIATQLRRALVLRGDTTDEKLLENEGIDEVDLFLALTNDDEDNIMSTSLAKRMGARRTLALINRRSYADLVQGGPIDIAISPAQTSIGSLLAHVRRGDVVAVHSLRRGAAEALEIIAHGKEKDSNVVGRTIENIALPKGATIGAIVREERRPDGKVMRRGVVIPHHDTVIEGGDHVIVFCTHKKLVRQVEKLFQVGFTFL from the coding sequence GTGAAGATCATCATCCTCGGCGCCGGGCAGGTGGGCGCCTCGGTCGCGGAAAACCTCGTCTCCGAAGCGAACGACATCACCCTCGTCGACACCAACCCCGAGCACCTCGAAATCCTGCGCGACCGCCTGGAGCTGCGAACCGTGCTCGGCAACGGAGCGTCGCCTCAGGTGCTGCGCGACGCCGGTGCCGATGACGCGGACCTGTTGATCGCGGTGACGCAGTCGGACCAGACGAACCTCTGTGCGTGCCGCGTCGCGAAGACGGTGTTCAACCTGCCGACGCGTATCGCGCGACTGCGCTCGACCGATTTCGTCGAGCATCCGGAGCTGCTCAACAGCGACAACTTCGCGGTCGATTTCTCGATCTGCCCGGAGCAGATCGTCACCGACTACATCAAGCGCCTAATCGCATTTCCGGAAGCGCTTCAGGTGCTGGAATTCGCCGACGGCGTGCTCAGCCTGATCTGCGTCACGGCGTTCGAAGGCGGGCCGCTGGTGGGCCATCCGCTGAAGGCGTTGCGCTACCACATGCCGAATATCGAAGTGCGGATCGCGGCGATCTACCGCCATGGCGAACCGCTGATCCCCGAAGGGGATACGACGATCCTGCCCGGCGATGAAGTGTTCTGCCTCGCCGCGACGGTGCATATCCGCCAGGTAATGCGCGAGATGCGCCGCTCGGACCGGGTCACACGACGCGTCATGATCGCCGGCGGCGGCAACATCGGCCTGCGGCTCGCGCGTTCGATCGAGGGGGACTACAACGTCAAGGTGCTCGAAGTCGACAAGCACCGCGCCGAGGCGATCGCAACGCAGCTGAGGCGGGCGCTGGTGCTGCGCGGCGACACCACCGACGAGAAGCTGCTCGAGAACGAAGGCATCGACGAGGTCGACCTGTTCCTCGCGCTGACCAACGACGACGAAGACAACATCATGTCGACGTCGCTGGCGAAGCGGATGGGTGCGCGCCGCACCCTGGCGCTGATCAACCGCCGCAGCTACGCCGACCTGGTGCAGGGGGGGCCGATCGACATCGCGATCTCGCCGGCGCAGACCTCGATCGGCTCGCTGCTCGCGCACGTACGGCGCGGCGACGTGGTGGCCGTGCACAGCCTGCGTCGCGGCGCGGCCGAAGCGCTGGAGATCATCGCGCACGGCAAGGAGAAGGACTCGAACGTCGTCGGCCGCACGATCGAGAACATCGCGCTGCCGAAGGGCGCGACGATCGGGGCGATCGTGCGCGAGGAGCGGCGTCCCGACGGCAAGGTGATGCGGCGCGGCGTCGTCATTCCGCACCACGACACCGTGATCGAAGGCGGCGACCACGTGATCGTGTTCTGCACGCACAAGAAGCTCGTGCGCCAGGTCGAGAAGCTGTTCCAGGTCGGCTTCACGTTCCTGTAG